One genomic segment of Streptomyces sp. NBC_00239 includes these proteins:
- a CDS encoding GNAT family N-acetyltransferase: MHGQHARPTSTLFGPTPTAQTPPPAGAKHARRGRITGRLRRRILAYRAIDFLSTHIPDHAGPGEECLLLVHIRQVVGQVHYRICTHCTQGVITAIAIDERFQSTGLGTRALSHLRSRHPGLAWRSTLSMRTTRDLLRRMRIPTITADTHCPHTPGLPDPALASG, encoded by the coding sequence ATGCACGGACAACATGCGCGTCCCACGAGCACTCTGTTCGGCCCGACCCCCACAGCACAGACGCCACCGCCCGCCGGCGCCAAGCACGCACGCCGCGGCCGGATCACCGGCCGCCTGCGCCGCCGGATCCTCGCCTACCGCGCAATCGACTTCCTCTCCACACACATCCCGGACCACGCCGGACCCGGCGAGGAATGCCTGCTCCTCGTCCACATCCGCCAGGTGGTCGGCCAGGTCCACTACCGGATCTGCACCCACTGCACCCAGGGCGTCATCACCGCCATCGCTATCGACGAGCGTTTCCAGAGCACCGGGCTGGGCACCCGGGCGCTTTCGCACCTGCGCTCCCGCCACCCGGGCCTCGCCTGGCGCAGCACGCTGAGCATGCGCACCACCCGCGATCTCCTGCGCCGGATGCGCATTCCCACGATCACGGCTGACACGCACTGTCCCCACACGCCGGGGCTGCCGGACCCGGCGCTCGCCAGCGGCTGA
- a CDS encoding magnesium and cobalt transport protein CorA: MECVMYEERSGRSESVECGMEEEACQPVLKRLRGLGEGEFAWVRLFDPAEAELTRLAEELGLHPLAVEDAVQAQQRPKRERFGDVLAVALKTLWYVDAEMSVETGELMVFVGPRYVLTVRHGPADPATEAARRFEADPDMLRFGPLSVLHAVLDVVVDAYTDAADKVRAALTKLEDRVFSTSRVDHTEQIYSLKREVREFRDAVQPLVPVLQSILTGPGRDGQGHPPKVLPYFRDVADHLNRTDTEVRSLDELLNSVLDAQQARVGTWQNDDMRRISAWAAIFAIPTMVAGVYGMNFEHMPELGWSYGYPLALGLMALASGLLYRAFRRNGWL, from the coding sequence ATGGAATGTGTGATGTACGAGGAGCGGTCGGGCCGGTCGGAGTCGGTGGAATGCGGCATGGAAGAGGAAGCCTGCCAGCCGGTACTGAAGCGGCTGCGAGGGCTGGGTGAGGGCGAGTTCGCCTGGGTGCGCCTGTTCGACCCGGCCGAGGCGGAGCTGACGCGGCTTGCGGAGGAGCTGGGACTACATCCTCTGGCGGTCGAGGATGCGGTCCAGGCGCAGCAGCGCCCCAAGCGTGAGCGTTTCGGCGATGTCCTGGCCGTCGCGCTCAAGACGCTCTGGTACGTCGACGCCGAGATGTCGGTGGAGACCGGGGAGCTGATGGTCTTCGTCGGCCCCCGCTACGTCCTCACCGTGCGGCACGGGCCGGCCGACCCTGCCACTGAAGCCGCCCGCCGGTTCGAAGCCGACCCCGACATGCTGCGCTTCGGCCCGCTGTCCGTGCTGCACGCCGTCCTCGACGTCGTCGTGGACGCCTACACCGACGCCGCGGACAAGGTGCGAGCCGCGCTCACCAAACTGGAGGACCGCGTCTTCTCCACCTCCCGCGTCGACCACACCGAGCAGATCTACTCCCTCAAGCGCGAGGTGCGGGAGTTCCGTGACGCCGTACAGCCCCTCGTCCCCGTCCTGCAGTCGATCCTGACCGGGCCGGGCCGGGACGGGCAGGGGCATCCGCCGAAGGTACTGCCGTACTTCCGTGACGTGGCGGACCATCTGAACCGCACCGACACCGAGGTCCGGTCGCTGGACGAGCTTTTGAACTCGGTCCTGGACGCCCAGCAGGCACGGGTGGGGACCTGGCAGAACGACGACATGCGCCGTATCTCGGCCTGGGCGGCGATCTTCGCCATTCCCACCATGGTCGCCGGTGTCTACGGGATGAACTTCGAGCACATGCCCGAACTCGGCTGGAGTTACGGCTATCCGCTCGCGCTCGGGCTCATGGCGCTGGCGTCCGGGCTCCTCTACCGCGCCTTCCGCCGCAACGGCTGGCTCTAG
- a CDS encoding NADP-dependent oxidoreductase, whose product MKAFMVEKYGGASNMRAAEIPDPQVGTDDVLVRIDAASVNPLDMKIRDGDLKQILSYRLPLVLGNDLAGTVVRVGSSVTRFAVGDEVWARPDKDRIGTFAELLAVHQDDLAAKPATLTMTEAASLPLVALTAWQALVERANVQPGQKVLIHAGAGGLGSITIQLAKALGAHVAATASTAKIDLVKDLGADEVIDYRTQDFSELLTGYDLVLDSLGGENLAKSLRILKPGGLAISVAGPPDTATARELGSNLVLRLGIAALSAKIRRQAKRLGVTYSFLFMKASGDQLRELTPLIDAGKIRPVVDQVFPFDETLQAMEYVEKGRAKAGKVVVSMT is encoded by the coding sequence ATGAAGGCCTTCATGGTCGAGAAGTACGGTGGCGCGTCCAACATGCGTGCCGCCGAGATACCCGACCCCCAGGTGGGCACCGACGACGTCCTGGTCAGGATCGACGCGGCGAGTGTCAACCCACTGGACATGAAGATCCGCGACGGTGACCTCAAGCAGATCCTGTCCTACCGTCTCCCGCTCGTCCTGGGCAACGACCTCGCCGGGACCGTCGTCCGCGTCGGATCGTCCGTCACCCGCTTCGCGGTGGGCGACGAGGTCTGGGCGCGGCCCGACAAGGACCGCATCGGCACCTTCGCCGAACTCCTCGCCGTCCACCAGGACGACCTGGCGGCCAAGCCCGCCACGCTCACCATGACCGAGGCCGCCTCCCTCCCCCTGGTCGCGCTGACCGCCTGGCAGGCCCTGGTCGAGCGGGCGAACGTCCAGCCGGGCCAGAAGGTCCTCATCCACGCGGGCGCCGGCGGCCTGGGATCCATCACCATCCAACTGGCCAAGGCACTGGGTGCGCACGTGGCCGCCACCGCGAGCACCGCCAAGATCGACCTCGTCAAGGACCTCGGCGCGGACGAGGTCATCGACTACCGCACCCAGGACTTCTCCGAACTCCTCACCGGCTACGACCTCGTCCTGGACTCCCTCGGCGGCGAGAACCTCGCCAAGTCCCTGCGCATCCTCAAGCCCGGCGGCCTGGCCATCTCCGTCGCTGGCCCGCCCGACACGGCCACCGCCCGCGAACTCGGCTCGAACCTGGTGCTCCGCCTGGGCATCGCCGCGCTCAGCGCCAAGATCCGGCGCCAGGCCAAGCGTCTCGGTGTCACGTACTCCTTCCTGTTCATGAAGGCCAGTGGCGACCAGCTGCGCGAACTCACCCCCCTCATCGACGCCGGGAAGATCCGCCCCGTCGTCGACCAGGTATTCCCCTTCGACGAGACCCTTCAGGCCATGGAGTACGTCGAGAAAGGCCGCGCGAAGGCCGGCAAGGTCGTCGTCTCCATGACGTGA